In the Sandaracinus amylolyticus genome, AAGTGCTCGACGAGCAGCGGCAGATCGCCGGTGCGATCGCGAAGCGGGGGCAGCGCGATCGGGATCACGTGGAGGCGATAGTAGAGGTCCTGTCGGAACTCGCCGCGCTGCACCATCGCCGCGAGGTCGCGATGCGTGGCGGTGATCACCCGCACGTCCGACGTGCGCGGCCGGGTGTCGCCCACCGGCAGGTACGAGCCGTCGGAGAGCACGCGCAGCAGCTTCACCTGCATCGCGGGCGACATCTCCGCGACCTCGTCGAGGAAGAGCGTCCCGCCGTGCGCCGCGCCGAAGAGCCCCTCGCCGCTGCGCACCGCGCCCGAGAACGCACCGCGCACGTGGCCGAAGAGCGTGCTCTCGAGCACGTCGTCGGGCACCGCGCCGCACGACTGCGCCACGAAGGGCTTGCCCGCCCGCGGCCCGTGATCGTGCAGCGCGCGCGCGACGAGCTCCTTGCCGGTGCCGCTCTCGCCGGTGATCAGCACCGCGGCATCGCTGTTCGCGACGCGCCGCAGCAGCTCGAACACCTCGCGCATGCGCGGCGAGGTGCCGGCGATCCCCCACGCGCCGGGCGAGGTGCCGGTGCGGGCGCGCAGCCGCCGCCGCTCGTCGTCCACGTGCTCCGCGATCTCCTCGGCCGCGGTGCGCAGGATCGAGCGCACGATCTGCTCGCGATCGCCGCGCACCACCGGCAGCTTCCGCACCGGCTGCGAGGGATCGACGAGCGAGGGATCGAGCTCGCGCAGCGCGGTCGCGAGCGTCGCGGGATCGGCGGGCGGGCAGCCTTGCAGCGCGGTCGCGACGAAGCCCGACGCGACGACGTGCGCGACCACTCCGTCGCCCACCTCGACCGGCACCGCGATCGACGCGAGGCCGAGGTGACAGGGGCGCGCGCGCTCGCCCGCGGCGTCGTCGGTGGCGAGCGCGCGATAGAACGCATCGCAGCGCTGGAACCCCTCGCGCGTGAAGAGCGCGGTGCGACACACCTCGGACGAGCCGCTCATCACGCCGCCGCGCGCGTGCGCGAGCGGACCCTCGGGCCCCACGATGGTCAGCTGCAGAGAGAACGCCTTCTCGAGGATCGAGCGCGCGACCTGCACACCGCGCAAGCGCTCCAGGCGATCGAGATCCGACACGATGCGCGAGTATACGTGGGCCGCGATCAGCGCGGCTGCTGATCCCGATGGCGCTGCACCATCGTGCGCATCAGGCGGCGCAGCTGATCGCGCGTCGACTCGGGCTCGCCCAGCGCGGGCAGCACGTCGGCGACCGCCTCGAGCGTCGAGACGTACTCGCGGCGCGGCTCCTTGCGGGCGCGCCCGTAGATCGAGGGCTCGCGCGGACGTAGGACCACGCGCGCGAGCTTGAGCAGCCACGGGTTGCGCCACCACAGCGCCTTCGCTTGGCTCCACGTGCCGTCGAGCACGACGATGCCCTCGAGCGGCGGCGCGTCCTCCGCGCGCTCGCGCCCCTTGCGATCGAGCACCAGCACCGGTCGCTCGCGCGCCTCCGGGGAGACGCTGGCATCGAGCTTGGTGGGGTACACGACGGCCCATCGCGTCGGGTCGGCGTCCTCGCGATCGAGCGCGTGCGCGAGCGAGGCCCACGAGAGCCCGGTGCGCACCTCGCACGAGGGAAGCGAGGCAGCGAGCAAGGGCGCGGTGCCGAGGATCGCGTCGTCCTCCTGCGGATGCCGGAGCACCAGCACGCGCACCTTGGTCGGGAGGGAGACCACGCGATCGCAGACGCAGATCGCGGGCGGCTTGCCGCACTTGTCGCAACGCTCTTCGGACACGGGGCGCGCAGTGTGACGCGATCAGCCGACCACGTCCTCTGCCGACGTCGCGGTGAGGATGCGATCCGCCATCACGTCGAGCTCGTCGGACGTCGCGTGACGCACGCGATCGATCACCGAAGGCGCGAGCTCGCGGAAGCGCAGGCGGAGCTGCCGCAGCACGAGCTCGGCCTTTCCTTCCGCCTTCCCCTCGGCCTTTCCCTCCGCCTTCACCTTGTCGAACGCGTCCATGACGACCTCCTCGAGCTCGATCCCGCCGTGCGCGCGGGCGGCTCCGAGCAGAGCCTCTCGGTCCTCGATCTTCTCGACCTGACGAAGGTACTGCAGCACGGCGGCGCCGTTGACATCACGGATCGCGCGCGTGATCGTCCGCGCTCGCGCAGGGCAGGGGGCCCTGCGCACGAGAGGGGGCTCTCATGAGCGTGCAATGGAAGTCGCGCCGGCTCGCGCCGCGCGCGCTGAAGGTTCTCGAGCGACACAAGGGCTCGAGCCCAGCGGTCGCCGTGTTCGAGGCGCCGCTCGGCACCGCCGCGCGGGCGTACGTGGCCGCGTATACGGAAGCGAGCGCGTACAAGGCGCGGTGGCGCGTCGAGATGGACGAGGGGCGTGGCTCGATGCTCGCGCTCAAGAAGGAAGTCGACGTGTGGAAGCCGCACGTCGCGCGTGAGCGTCCCGGGTTCGATCTCGCGGGCATCGGAGACAAGCCCACGGTGCCGGAGGATCTGATCGAGGACGCGCAGGCGCTCGCCGAGGAGCTACGCGAGGTGCGCGGTGCCGACGGTGAGACCGTCGCGTGGGCCGCGGCGGCTGCCACGGCGATCACCGAGAAGGCGAGCGCGACCGAGAAGGAGACCGACGAAGCCGCGGCCGCCGACGCTCGCTACAGCTCGCTGCTCTCGCAGGTGCGCGAGTCGCAGGCGGTGTTCGACGCCGAGCTCAGCCGGTTCCGCGCGACGCTGCGCTCGCTGCTCGGCAGCTCGCACCCGGACTTCCAGAAGCTCCGCGTGAACCGCGCCTCGTCGCGCGATGCCGACGACGATCCCAGCGGACCCGCGCCGTCCGAGCCGATCACGCCTGCTCCGACGCCACCGCGCGCCTGATCGAGTGTCCCAAGATCGGCTCGCCCGCCCCGGGTCCTCCCGTCCGCGTGCTCCGCGCGCTCCCGTGCGGGCCCGGCGCAGGCGAGCACTCCAGCTGGGCTGAGCGCGAGGCGAGCGGCCTCGATTCGTCGAACGGCGGCCTCGCGAGCGATCGCGGGGCCGCCGTGTCGTTCGTGAAGGGGCGCGAGCGCGAGCGCCGCGGCCCCGAGCCGTCGAGCGCCGGCCCCGATTTCCCAGGACCACTCCTCGAACGCGCCGATCGGCGGCCTCGCGGAAGTGATCGGGGGGCCCGCGGAAGTGATCGGCGGCCTCGAAGAAGTGATCGGCGGCCTCCCGAGGCCGTGCGGAGGGTACGAAAACGGCCGCGGCGGGCACGATCGCGAAATTCGACGCTTTCGTGATACGTCGCGCCGCCGAGCCCGCGCTCAGGGGCAGGTCTCGACGGTGGGCGCATTGCCGCCCAGGCCGCCCGCGCCGTGCTCCGACGTGATCGATCCGCCGCAGCGCTGCACGAACGTGCCGCTGTTCTGGAGCGAGCCGTACGGACGCCGGAACGTGAGCGCTCCGGCGAGCTCCATCGCGCCCTCGTTGAGCGCGGGGAACCACACCTCGGCGGTCGCGCCGGCGGCGATCACGACCGTGCCGCTCCCGCCGATCCGGAACGGAGCGCTCGTCCGGAACGCGCCGCGGTTCGTGAACGTCCCGGCGCACGAGAAGCCCTGCTGCGAGTCTCCCCCGGCCTGGTTGCTCAGCGTGCCCTCGTTGACGAAGGTGCCGCCGTTCTCGAGGTCGTTGCGGTTCGCGAACGTCGCGGTCGCGGTGTTGGTGAACGTGCCGCCGTTGGTCAGCACCGCCCACGAGACGTTCTGGACGACGAAGGTGCCGCGGTTCGTGATCGAGCCCGCGTTGATCATCGGACAGTAGAGATCCACCTGTCCGGCGCTCGTGAGCGTCGCGCCCGCGGCGTTGGTGAAGCGGCACGCCACCGAGAGATCGAAGACCAGCTCGATCCGGCCGGAGCTGTCGAAGGTCCCGTGGTTCTCGAAGAAGTGGTCCGAACGGAAGGTGCCGCGGTTCACGATCGTGCCGGTGTTGGTGGCGACCTCGAACGACGGCAGGGTCGTCGCCAGGACCGCCCCCGCGGCGATCGTCAGCGTCCCCGAGTTGTGGAACGAGCACGATGCCGTCGTCGTGCAGTGCATCGCGCCGCGGGCGATCACGAACGTCCCCGCGTTGCCGAACCGGTTGTACTGGACGGACCCGTAGGTCGTGAACGTGGCGCCGGCCGCGTTCGAGATGGCGGCGAGGCCCGACGCGCCGGCCGTGCTCACCAGCTCGCCGCGCAGCATGAAGGTGCCGGCGTTGCTGAACGTGCCGGCCACCGCAGGGTTGGGGCCGCTCACGAGGAGATGTCCGTCGATCGTGAGGTTGCCCTGGTTGACGAGCGTGCCCGCCACGCGCACCCGCGAGCAGGCGTACGTGCGGACCGTCAGCCCCGACGGGATCGTCACCGTGATGCCCGTCGGGATCACGATGATCCCCGTCGACGACGTGGGGACGACGCCGCCTCCCCACGTGCCCGGCGCGTTCCAGTGGCCGCTCGCTGCGGCGGTGATGGTCGATCCGCTGCACGAGGCCTCGCACGCGTCGCCGCCGAAGCCGTCCGCGCAGTCGCACGTGTACTCGTCGATTCCGTCGACGCAGGTGCCCCCGTTCATGCAGGGGCTCGGGCTCGGGCAGTCGTCGACGTTCGTCTCGCAGTGGGTTCCGCTGAACCCCGGCGCGCACTCGCAGGTGAAGCTCGCCAGGCCGTCGGTGCAGGTCCCTCCGTTCTGGCAAGGGTTCGGCGCGCACTCGTCGATCTCCTCCGAGCACGTCGCGCCGGTGTAGCCGGCGGCGCACGAGCACTCGAATCCGCCGGCGTCGTCAGTCGCGCACGTGCCGCCGTTCTCGCAGGGATTCGTCGCGCAGGGATCGCCGTCGCCGCCGTCGACCTCTTCGGTCGAGGCGTCCTCTTCGGTCGAGGCGTCCTCGTCGGTCGAGGCGTCCTCTTCGGTCGCGGCGTCCTCCGCCGTCGAGGCGTCCGGAGCCGTCGAGGCGTCCAGCGCCGACGCGTCTCGGGCCGTGCCGCCGTCGTCCGAGGCCGACGGACCGGGTTCGGAGCCGCATCCGCCCGCGATGACCAGCGAGGCGAGGACGAGTAGGCGAAGGCGACTGGCGAGCTGACTCGAGCGCATGCGTGATGTCTTCCTCGGCGTGGGGCGAAGAAGGCACCCCGCGCGGCAACGGAAAACTACGCAGCGGCTGCGGCGCCCGATATCCAGTTCGCGACGCGCCGTTATCCGAATTGCGCAGCCGTCGTCGTCGACCGACGGCGGCGCGATCAGTCCTCGCGCAGCAGCTCGAAGGTCACGCGGCGGTTCCGCGCGTGGCAGTCGATGCTCTCGTCCTCGCGGCACAGCGGCTGGGTGTCGCCGTACGAGACCGCCTCGATGCGCTCGGGCGCGACGCCGCACAGCACGAGCTGCTCCGCCACCGCACCTGCGCGCGCCGCGCCGAGCCGCGCGTTCGCCGCCGCGGTGCCCTGCTCGTCGGCGTGGCCGATCACGCGCACTCGCACCGAGGGCTGATCCCGCAGCAGCGTGCACACCTCGGCGAGCTCGCTCGAGTAGCGACCCGAGACGCGATCGGAGCCGACGCGGAAGAGGACCTCCTGCGAGAGCGGCTCGCCGTGCGCGCGCCCGCGTTCCGCAGCGGGCGGTGCGCTCACCGGCTCGGGCGGCGGCGCCTCGTCGGGGCAGCCGTCGTCGTCCTGGAACCCGTTGCGCACTTCCGCGGCCGCGGGGCACGCGTCGCTCGCGTCGCCGAGCCCGTCGTGATCGACGTCGTCCTCGGGGCAGCCGTCGGTGTCGTCGATGCCGTCCCCGTCCTCCGCGAGATCGGGGCAGCGATCGGACTCGTCGCGCAGGCCGTCGCCGTCGGTGTCGACCGGCGCGGGGGCCGGCTCCTCCACGCGCTCTCCGCCACCGCCGACGTCGATGCGCGCGGTGAGGCTCAGCCCGAACGAGAGCAGGTGCGCGTCGTCGGGTCGCGCCTCGCCGTCGGGCTGCACGATCTGCTGGTAGCGCACCACCGGCCCGATCCCGAGCCACGGGACCGGGAGCAGCTCCCAGCCGGCGCCCACGTCGAACACCAGCCGCACCAGGTCGCCGGTGATGCCGACGCCGACGTTCGCGTCGACGAAGGGACCGCCGAAGACGCGATCGATCACGAAGAAGCCGCGCGCGCCGAGCTCGAACGCGTAGAGGTTGCCGGGATCCTGATCCGGCACCGGGAACCACGCGGTGCCCACGCCGAGCTGCAGCGCGAGCGGGCCGATCAGCTCGACGCCGGCGCGCGCGAAGCCGAGCCCGCCCCAGTCGAAGCGGTCGCGGTACGAGTCGGTGAGCATCACCTGCGCCGCGCCCTCGAGCTGCAGCGTCGGCGTGACGTCGTCGGCATGGGCGCGCGACGCGATCGACGCGAGCGCGAGCACCGCCGTGACGAGAGCGCGCCTGCTCATCGCGACACCGTGAGGCGGTAGGTGCGGCAGTCGTTGCCGGCCGAGACGCGGCTCACGCGGATCCACACCGAGGTCGCCCAGGTGACGTTGCGCGTGCTGCAGTTGGTCCCCGTGTCCGAGCACGAGTCGCGGAAGGCCCAGGTCGTGAGCGCCGCTCCGCACGAGGGTCCGGCGGCGCACGTGGAGCGCACCTCGAAGCGGAAGATGCCGCCGTCGTTCACGGCGAACGAGATCGACGGCGCGCCGCTGCCGCGCTGGTTGAAGTCGGGGTTCAGCGGGAAGCGCACGAGGAACCACTCGGTCTGTCCGGCGGCGGGCAGCGAGAGGCTCGGCGTCGTGATCGACGAGCCCGCGGCGATGGTGCCGAGATCGGTCGGGGCATCGCAGGTGTTCGAGGTCCCGTCCTCGCACGCGCCGCCACCCGGGCACGCGACCTGGCCCGGCGGGCACGAGGAGGTGCACGCGCCGCCGGAGCAGATCTGGCCGGGGCCGCAGACGTTGCCGCACGCGCCGCAGCTCAGGCGATCGTTCCAGAGGTCGCGGCAGACGCCGCTGCACGGAGAGAGGCCCCCGCCGCAGGTGATCGCGCAGCTGCCGGACGAGCACACGTAGCCGGGGAGACAGGCGCGGCCGCACACGCCGCAGCTCGTGGAATCGGTCGCGAGGTTGCGGCAGACGCCCCCGCAGCTCGTCTGGCCCGGAGGGCAGCTGACCGTGCACACGCCGCCGTCGCAGACCTCACCGGCGCTGCAGGCGCGCCCGCACAGGCCGCAGTGGAGGCGATCGGTGACGAGGTCGCGGCAGCTGCCCGAGCACTCGGTGAGGCCGACGCCGCAGCTGACGCGGCACGCGCCGCCGTCGCAGACCTGACCGGCGGGGCAGACGTTGCCGCACGCGCCGCAGTTCAGGCGATCGGTCTGGACGTCGCGGCAGACGCCGGAGCAGTCCATCTGGCCGGCGCCGCAGCTCAGCATGCAGGTGCCGCCGGCGCAGAGCTGGCCGGCGGGGCAGGCGTTGCCGCAGCCGCCGCAGTGGAGGCGATCGCTCAGGAGATCGCGGCAGGTGCCACCGCACCCGACCTGGCCCGCGGGGCAGCTCAGCACGCACGTCCCCGCCATGCAGGCCTCGCCGGGATCGCAGGTGGTGCCGCACGCGCCGCAGTTCAGGCGATCGGTCTCGAGGTCGCGGCAGACGCCGCTGCAGTTGTCGAGGCCACCGCCGCAGCTGACGGTGCACGCGCTCGCGGTGCAGACCTCGCCGGGATCGCAGGTGGTGCCGCACGCGCCGCAGCTCAGGCGATCGGTGGTGAGGTCGCGGCAGCTGCCGCCGCAGTCGGTGGTGCCCGCGCCGCAGCTGACGACGCAGGCGCCGCCCGAGCAGACCTCGCCGGGGTCGCAGGCGTTGCCGCACGCGCCGCAGCTCAGGCGATCGGTGTCGAGGTCGCGGCAGGTGCCGCTGCACTCGGTGAGGCCGGCGCCGCAGCTCACGGTGCAGACGCCCGACGAGCAGACCTCGCCGGGATCGCACGCGACGCCGCAGGCGCCGCAGTGGAGCCGATCGCTCGCGACGTCGCGACAGACGCCGCCGCAGTTCTCGAGCCCGCCGCCGCAGCTCACGGTGCAGGTGCCGCCGGCGCAGACCTCGCCCGCGCCGCAGGTGGTGCCGCACGCGCCGCAGTTCAGGCGATCGGTGGTGAGATCGCGACAGGTCCCGCCGCACTCGTCGAGGCCGGCGCCGCAGCTGACGACGCAGGCGCCGCCCGAGCAGACCTCGCCCGCGCCGCAGGTGTCGCCGCAGGTGCCGCAGTGGGCGCGATCGGCCGTGAGGTCGCGGCACACGCCGCTGCACTCGGTGAGGCCTGCCCCGCAGCTCACGGTGCAGACGCCCGACGAGCAGACCTCGCCGGGGTCGCACCCAGCGCCGCACGCGCCGCAGCTCGTGCGATCGGTCGCGAGGTCTCGGCACACGCCGCTGCACTCGGTGAGCCCGCCGCCGCAGCTGACCTCGCACGCGCCGGACGAGCAGACCTCGCCCGCTGCGCACGCATCGCCGCACGCGCCGCAGTGGAAACGATCGGTCGTGAGATCGCGGCAGGTGCCGCCGCAGTTCGTCTGACCTGCGCCACACGTCACGACGCACGCGCTGCCCGAGCAGACCTCGCCGGGATCGCAGGCGTTGCCGCACGCGCCGCAGCTCGCGCGATCGGTGCTCAGATCACGGCAGGTGCCGCCGCAGTCGGTGAGCCCGGCGCCGCAGCTCGTCTCGCAGGTGCCGCCGCTGCAGACCTCGCCGGCCGCGCACGCGATGCCGCAGCCGCCGCAGTGCGCGCGATCGGTCGCGAGGTCGCGACAGACGCCGCCGCACTCGGTGAGCCCGGTGCCGCAGCTCACGACGCAGGTGCCGCCGTCGCAGATCTCGCCCGACGCGCAGTCGTTGCCGCACGCGCCGCAGCTCAGGCGATCGGTCTGGAGATCGCGGCAGACGCCGCCGCAGTTGTCGAGGCCGGCGCCGCAGCTCGTCTCGCAGGTGCCGGCGACGCACGACGTGCCGGCGACGCAGGGGCTCGCGCATGCGCCGCAGTGCAGCGGGTTGCTCTCGAGGTCGCGGCAGATCCCGCCGCAGTCGGTGGTGCCGCCGCCGCAGCTCAGCGTGCACACGCCCGCGGAGCAGACCTCGCCGGCGTCGCAGGTGGTGCCGCATCCACCGCAGTTCGCGCGATCGGTGTCGAGGTCGCGGCAGACGCCGCCGCACTCGGTGAGGCCGGCACCGCAGGTCGTCGCGCAGGTGCCGCCGCTGCAGATCTCGCCGGCCGCGCAGGCCACGCCGCAGCCGCCGCAGTGGAGGCGATCGGTCGCGAGATCACGGCAGACGTCGCCGCAGTCGGTGAGGCCGGTGCCGCAGCTCGTCTCGCACACGCCCGCCGAGCAGACCTCGCCGGCGGCGCACGTCACGCCGCAGCCGCCGCAATTCGCGCGATCGGTGTCGAGGTCGCGGCACACGCCGAGGCAGTCGGTGGTGCCTGCGCCGCAGCTCGTCGCGCAGGTGCCGCCGCTGCAGATCTCGCCCGCCGCGCAGGCCACGCCGCAGGCGCCGCAGCTCGCGCGATCGGTCGCGAGGTCGCGACACACGCCGCCGCAGTCGGTGGTGCCTGCGCCGCAGCTCACCTCGCACGCGCCGGCGCTGCACACCGTGCCGGCGGGACAGACGTTGCCGCAGGTGCCGCAGCTCGTGCGGTCGGTCTGGAGGTCGCGGCAGACGCCGTCGCACTCGGTGGTGCCGCCCCCGCAGGTCGTCTCGCAGCTGCCCGCGGAGCAGACCTCGCCCGCGGCGCACGCCATGCCGCACGCGCCGCAGTGCGCGCGATCAGTCGCGAGATCACGGCAGACGCCGCCGCAGTCGGTCGTGCCGGCGCCGCAGGTCGCCTCGCACGTGCCGGCGGAGCAGACCTCGCCCGCGCCGCACGCGTTGCCGCACGCGCCGCAATTCGTGCGGTCGGTCGTGAGGTCGCGGCAGACGCCGTCGCAGTTGTCGAGCCCGGCGCCGCACGTCGCCTCGCACGCGCCTCCGGTGCAGACGGTGCCGGGATCGCAGGGGTTGCCGCACGCGCCGCAGTGGAAACGATCGAGCGCGAGATCCACGCACGCTCCGTCGCACTCGACCTGGCCCGCCGGGCACGCGATCACACACGCGCCCGCCTCGCAGATCGCGCCGGCGTCGCACGCGTTGCCGCACGCGCCGCAGTGCGCGCGATCGGTCTCGAGATCGGCGCAGCGCTCGGTGCCCTCGGGGGTCGCGCAGCGCGCGAGACCGGTGCCGCAGGTCAGGCTGCACGCGCCGTCGGCGCAGAGGAGGCCAGGCTCACATGCGGTGTCGCAGCCGCCGCAGTGCGCGAGATCGGTGCGCGGATCGACGCATCGTCCGCTGCACTCGAGCTGCCCTGCCGGGCACGAGATCTCGCAAGCGCCGGCGACGCACACCGATCCGACGTCGCACGCGTTGCCGCAGGCGCCGCAGTGCCGCGGGTCGACGGTGGTGTCGATGCAGTCGTCGCCGCAGCGCGCTTCGGATGGAGCGCACGAGACGATCGATGCGTCCATCCCGTCGCCTGGACCGCCTACGAGGGGCTGCCCGGAGCACGCCGCGAAGAGAAGGACGAAGAGAAGCGCCCCATGAGAACGACAGCGGAGCATCGGTCCGACACTACGCGCGGTCCGGCGTGGCTGTCATCGCCCCCCCGGACGGTTCGATCACAGCTCCGCGCGGATGCCCAGGCTCGGCAGGAAGATCGGGGGCGCGGTCTGCACTGCGCACGGCGCTTCGGGGCGACCGTTCGAGTCGTGGTTGCACTCGAGCGCGATCGGCTCCTCGGAGAGCGTCACGTTCGTCCATCCGAGCGACACCCTCAGCCGCCCCCATCCCGCGTCCCACGCGTACGCGATCTCCGCGTCGCCTCGGAAGAACCACGGCAGTCGCTGCTCGTATCGCTGGGCCGTCAGCTGCGTCGGCTCGATGAAGTAACGACCGACGACCCGCCCCGAGCGCACCAGCACGCGAATCGCGATCTCGAGGCCCTCCCAGATGCGCGCGCGGCCCATCGCCTGGATCACGTGGCGCACGTCGAAGCCCGGCACGAACTCGAACCCTTCGTGGGCGCGCGCCGTCGCCTCGCTCAGCGTGTAGCTGATCCATCCGCTCACGTCGCGACCGTCGCGCCGCGCGAGCACCTCGAGGCCGAGCACCCGCGCGCGCGCCCGCGGATCGAGCTCCACCTGGGTGCACCACGACTGCACGCAGATCTCGCGATCCTGCACGTAGAGGTCGGGCAGCAGCACCTGATCGAAGTAGTGGAAGAAGCCCTGCGCCTCGAGCGAGATGCCGAGCGGCAGCGCGAGCGAGATGCCCCAGTCGCTCTGCAGCGAGCGCTGGAGGCCGCGATCGACCGCGAGATCGGCGAAGCCGGGCAAGGGTAGGAAGAGCACCGCGGGCTGATGCGCCAGGCCCATCGCGGCGTGCAGATCGACGCCTTCCCACACGTGCACGACCAGCCGCGCGCGCGGTGAGGGCGCGACCTGGACCTCGCGCGCCGTGACCCACGTGTCGATGCGCGCGCCGAGCTCGAGCCGCAGCACCCCGGGGATCGGCAGCAGCGCCTCGACGTACGCGCCCGCCGCGGTCCGGGTGCGCGCGCCGGAATAGGCACCTTCGCGGATCAGCGCGCCGGCGATCGCAGGATCGTCGCTGCGCCCCGACTCGATGCGTCCTCCGCTCGCGACGAGGTCCGCGCCGACTCGCAGCCTCGCGAAGCCGAGCGCGAACGAGCTCCACAGGCGCGGGCTCGCGCTCCACACCTCGACACCGACGGCCTCGCCGAGCTGCGACTGGTCGTAGCCGAGCCGCAGCGCTGCCCCGAATTCCGCGCCTCCGCCGAGCGAGCGCACGTGTCGCGCCTCGACACGATGGAAGTGCAGCAGGACGTCGGACTGCTCACCGAGGGTCTCGATGTCGGTGAGGTCCTGTCGCAATCGGTCGTACGCACCGAGCGCGATCAGTCGAGTGTGACCGCCGTGTCCGTCGTCGAGATCGGCAGTCAGCTGGTAATCCCAATAGTCGAGCTCGACGCCTGGAAGCGCTGCGCCGACGATCCATCCTGGATAGCCGTATCGACCCGATGCCTGCACCACGTGGCGGCGATCGATCGGCACCGTGATCATCCCGTTCACGTCGAGCAGCCGCAGCTCGACCTCGCCTCCGAGCCGCGGCTCGATCGGCGCTGCCGCGCCCAGCACCACGCCGCCGACGTGACGTCCGTAGCGCGCGGGCGCGACGCCGGGCCAGAGCCGCATCTCGCCGAGGCGCGCCGCGTGGATCGTCGAGGGCCCCGCCGCGACGTGGAAGAGCGAGGGCACCGGGATGTCGTCCCAGAGCGTGATCGTCCCCGCGGGCGGCGCGCCGCGCACGTAGAGGAACGGCAACCCGCTGAGCAGTGGCACGACGCCGGGGAGCGTCTCGACGACACGGAATGGATCGCCCTGCAATCCCGGGAGATCGCGCACTTCTTCGGCCTCGAGGATCATCGCGCTCGTCGGCTCCGGCGTCGTGCGGGCGAGCGCTCGGAACGAGGGCTCGATCGGCGGTGGCTCGATCACCGGCGCAGGCGCGACCTCGCGCGCTCGCACGTCGAGCCGCACCCTCGCCCGCGCGACGATCGCGGTCCCGTCGCGCGTCGCCGGTGCGATGCGAGAGCGCGCGATCGCGTCCTCGACCGCGCCGCGCAGCCCGGGCTCCATCACGTCGTGATCGAGGCTCGCGCGACCGTCGCGATCGACGATCACGCGGACCTCGATCGACGCGCCGACCTCGGCGACGCGTGCCGCGTCGAGCTCGACCGGGGCGAGCGCGATCACCTGCGGTGGCTGGAGCGACTGGGCGCGCGCCGGAGCGGTGGCCGCGATCCACGCGAGCACCACGATCGCGAGCGCGCTCCTGCCCGACATCCGCGCCGAGGCTATCATCGCGTCGATGTCGAGGCCGCTGGCGGTCGTGGCGCTGAGCTTCGTCGTGGTGATGGGGTGCGAGGCCGAGGGCTTCCGCATCCGCGACACCGGCGTGCGCATCGACCCACCGGAGTGTTTCGAGCTCGGCGATTGCGACGACGGGATCGACTGCACCTCCGAGGACTGCATCGGGCTCCGCTGCTTCCACGGCCGTCCGCCGGGGTTCTGTCCGGGCAGCGCGTGCGTGCCCGATCTCGGCGCGTGCGCGAGCGCCATCGCGTGCACCTCGGACCTCGACTGCGCCGACGACGACCCCTGCACCGCCGACGAGCGCTGCGAGCTCGGCGCGTGTGCGGTGCGCTACCTCGGCGACCGCGACGGCGACGGCGATCTCCAGCCCGAGTGCGGCGGCGGCGACTGCGACGACGACGACCCGCG is a window encoding:
- a CDS encoding MXAN_6577-like cysteine-rich protein, with product MDASIVSCAPSEARCGDDCIDTTVDPRHCGACGNACDVGSVCVAGACEISCPAGQLECSGRCVDPRTDLAHCGGCDTACEPGLLCADGACSLTCGTGLARCATPEGTERCADLETDRAHCGACGNACDAGAICEAGACVIACPAGQVECDGACVDLALDRFHCGACGNPCDPGTVCTGGACEATCGAGLDNCDGVCRDLTTDRTNCGACGNACGAGEVCSAGTCEATCGAGTTDCGGVCRDLATDRAHCGACGMACAAGEVCSAGSCETTCGGGTTECDGVCRDLQTDRTSCGTCGNVCPAGTVCSAGACEVSCGAGTTDCGGVCRDLATDRASCGACGVACAAGEICSGGTCATSCGAGTTDCLGVCRDLDTDRANCGGCGVTCAAGEVCSAGVCETSCGTGLTDCGDVCRDLATDRLHCGGCGVACAAGEICSGGTCATTCGAGLTECGGVCRDLDTDRANCGGCGTTCDAGEVCSAGVCTLSCGGGTTDCGGICRDLESNPLHCGACASPCVAGTSCVAGTCETSCGAGLDNCGGVCRDLQTDRLSCGACGNDCASGEICDGGTCVVSCGTGLTECGGVCRDLATDRAHCGGCGIACAAGEVCSGGTCETSCGAGLTDCGGTCRDLSTDRASCGACGNACDPGEVCSGSACVVTCGAGQTNCGGTCRDLTTDRFHCGACGDACAAGEVCSSGACEVSCGGGLTECSGVCRDLATDRTSCGACGAGCDPGEVCSSGVCTVSCGAGLTECSGVCRDLTADRAHCGTCGDTCGAGEVCSGGACVVSCGAGLDECGGTCRDLTTDRLNCGACGTTCGAGEVCAGGTCTVSCGGGLENCGGVCRDVASDRLHCGACGVACDPGEVCSSGVCTVSCGAGLTECSGTCRDLDTDRLSCGACGNACDPGEVCSGGACVVSCGAGTTDCGGSCRDLTTDRLSCGACGTTCDPGEVCTASACTVSCGGGLDNCSGVCRDLETDRLNCGACGTTCDPGEACMAGTCVLSCPAGQVGCGGTCRDLLSDRLHCGGCGNACPAGQLCAGGTCMLSCGAGQMDCSGVCRDVQTDRLNCGACGNVCPAGQVCDGGACRVSCGVGLTECSGSCRDLVTDRLHCGLCGRACSAGEVCDGGVCTVSCPPGQTSCGGVCRNLATDSTSCGVCGRACLPGYVCSSGSCAITCGGGLSPCSGVCRDLWNDRLSCGACGNVCGPGQICSGGACTSSCPPGQVACPGGGACEDGTSNTCDAPTDLGTIAAGSSITTPSLSLPAAGQTEWFLVRFPLNPDFNQRGSGAPSISFAVNDGGIFRFEVRSTCAAGPSCGAALTTWAFRDSCSDTGTNCSTRNVTWATSVWIRVSRVSAGNDCRTYRLTVSR
- a CDS encoding TonB-dependent receptor — translated: MSGRSALAIVVLAWIAATAPARAQSLQPPQVIALAPVELDAARVAEVGASIEVRVIVDRDGRASLDHDVMEPGLRGAVEDAIARSRIAPATRDGTAIVARARVRLDVRAREVAPAPVIEPPPIEPSFRALARTTPEPTSAMILEAEEVRDLPGLQGDPFRVVETLPGVVPLLSGLPFLYVRGAPPAGTITLWDDIPVPSLFHVAAGPSTIHAARLGEMRLWPGVAPARYGRHVGGVVLGAAAPIEPRLGGEVELRLLDVNGMITVPIDRRHVVQASGRYGYPGWIVGAALPGVELDYWDYQLTADLDDGHGGHTRLIALGAYDRLRQDLTDIETLGEQSDVLLHFHRVEARHVRSLGGGAEFGAALRLGYDQSQLGEAVGVEVWSASPRLWSSFALGFARLRVGADLVASGGRIESGRSDDPAIAGALIREGAYSGARTRTAAGAYVEALLPIPGVLRLELGARIDTWVTAREVQVAPSPRARLVVHVWEGVDLHAAMGLAHQPAVLFLPLPGFADLAVDRGLQRSLQSDWGISLALPLGISLEAQGFFHYFDQVLLPDLYVQDREICVQSWCTQVELDPRARARVLGLEVLARRDGRDVSGWISYTLSEATARAHEGFEFVPGFDVRHVIQAMGRARIWEGLEIAIRVLVRSGRVVGRYFIEPTQLTAQRYEQRLPWFFRGDAEIAYAWDAGWGRLRVSLGWTNVTLSEEPIALECNHDSNGRPEAPCAVQTAPPIFLPSLGIRAEL